A genome region from Erigeron canadensis isolate Cc75 chromosome 3, C_canadensis_v1, whole genome shotgun sequence includes the following:
- the LOC122591643 gene encoding glutamate receptor 1.3-like: protein MANYFQGSANFRRDFMGPFLPSNRNLYILVAFDYVSKWAEAKALPTNDARVVIHFLKQLFCRFRVPKALISDRGSHFANHQLAKVLKRSIAGSWKKMAKNNLRKYIVKFGDELGRRYSEKGCSTPAENEIRVGLGIILDMESWLGNSIYRCITMAIDDFYALHPGYKTRIVLYARDTKGDPIKALSAVNDLLQSVKVQAIMGPETSLQSKLLALFADEARVPIFSFAGVSSLEYPYLLQIKEDESNMAKSIASLVESHNRRNVTFIYEDTDDGREILPYLVESFQDKNIQITGRCAISTSATFNDITEELRKVMSIHSTIIVVHMSPSLASSFFLNAKKLGMMSEEYVWILTEKTIDVLQLANFEVIESLQGVLGFRSYVPVSSRLYNVTARWHVFVYRDYLTKLTKEVPTPAIWAYDTMWALAESVEKAGVPHNGPSLLNEVLKIRFKGLSGEFQLSEGKLISNGYEIISAINYDEKIVGYWTPSEGIRSAHLPIKSLHQYYGPSTEAVSWPTTVPRGRVLLTSPSKKLKIGVLKVRNFKYFMDVEHDVKKNVTTATGFSIDVFNTCIRALSYKVSYVLILYENATYDDLVQKVYNKEIDAVVGDSTILANRSKYVDFTATYTDLGVGTLARIKKHDIWFFLKPLDGDLALVALGSLILTGIVIWAIEFVNKQEQTPPNQQNQIIWLMLLTLFFSQKEELKRMLSKFVLFIWLLAVLILVSGYNATLSSLLTIEQFQFASKGGIVGFHGGSFMRGVTVNNLHFESNKHRPFYSYEGYARALSKDGDADAIVDEIPYIKMFLNKYPGDYDLISVQPITSGFAFIFPKGSPMVHDLSREIAKIRLDGTLGNLEKKWFENRFPIPSRNSTKESAMTFDKFGGVFISVAAAWGIAIILAALCYFLPARYLNAFQI from the exons ATGGCCAACTATTTTCAAGGAAGCGCAAACTTTCGTAGAG actttatgggaccttttctCCCATCGAATAGGAACTTGTATATCCTTGTTGCTTTTGACTATGTTTCTAAGTGGGCCGAGGCTAAAGCCTTGCCAACGAATGATGCACGTGTTGTCATTCATTTTTTGAAACAGCTTTTCTGTAGGTTTAGAGTGCCCAAGGCCTTAATCAGTGACCGCGGAAGccatttcgcgaatcaccaactCGCTAAGGTGCTAAAGAG GTCCATAGCAGGTTCATGGAAGAAAATGGCCAAAAACAACTTAAGAAAGTACATCGTGAAGTTCGGGGATGAATTGGGTCGAAGATATAGTGAAAAAGGAT GTTCCACTCCAGCAGAAAACGAAATCCGTGTAGGACTGGGGATCATTCTTGATATGGAGTCATGGTTAGGGAATTCCATTTACAGGTGCATTACTATGGCGATAGATGATTTTTATGCTCTACATCCCGGTTACAAAACCAGAATAGTTCTTTACGCAAGGGACACTAAGGGAGATCCGATTAAAGCTCTGTCTGCTG TAAATGATCTTCTGCAAAGCGTGAAAGTGCAAGCCATCATGGGTCCAGAAACAAGTCTTCAATCAAAGTTATTGGCCTTGTTTGCAGATGAAGCGAGAGTTcctattttttcttttgctgGTGTGTCCTCCTTGGAATATCCTTACTTGCTCCAAATCAAAGAAGACGAATCCAATATGGCTAAAAGCATTGCTTCCCTTGTGGAATCGCATAACCGGAGGAATGTTACATTCATTTATGAGGACACGGATGATGGGAGAGAAATCTTACCTTATCTGGTAGAGTCTTTCCAAGATAAAAACATCCAAATCACTGGCAGATGTGCCATTTCTACTTCAGCCACGTTTAATGACATCACTGAAGAGTTGCGTAAGGTCATGTCTATTCACTCGACTATAATTGTTGTACATATGTCACCTTCACTAGCATCTAGCTTTTTCTTGAATGCAAAGAAGTTAGGAATGATGAGTGAAGAATATGTATGGATTTTAACCGAAAAAACAATTGATGTCTTGCAATTAGCAAACTTTGAAGTTATCGAGTCATTACAAGGCGTATTAGGTTTTAGATCATATGTTCCAGTATCAAGCAGGCTGTATAACGTAACTGCAAGATGGCACGTTTTCGTTTACAGAGATTACTTAACCAAACTAACGAAAGAGGTGCCCACGCCAGCTATATGGGCGTATGACACAATGTGGGCACTTGCCGAGTCTGTTGAGAAGGCTGGAGTACCACATAATGGTCCTTCGCTTTTAAATGAGGTTTTGAAAATCAGGTTTAAGGGTTTAAGTGGAGAGTTTCAACTTAGTGAAGGAAAACTGATCTCTAATGGATACGAGATCATATCTGCCATCAACTACGATGAGAAGATAGTAGGATATTGGACGCCTTCGGAAGGAATTAGGAGTGCGCACCTCCCGATTAAAAGCCTCCATCAGTATTATGGTCCAAGTACTGAAGCTGTTAGCTGGCCGACCACTGTTCCAAGAGGTCGCGTGTTACTTACATCTCCgagtaaaaagttaaaaattggTGTTCTTAAGGTAAGGAACTTTAAGTACTTCATGGATGTAGAACATGATGTGAAGAAAAATGTTACGACTGCCACTGGATTTTCAATAGATGTATTCAATACATGCATTCGTGCGTTATCATATAAAGTGAGTTACGTACTAATTTTATATGAGAACGCCACTTACGACGATCTTGTACAGAAGGTCTAtaataag GAAATAGACGCAGTTGTGGGGGACTCAACAATCTTGGCTAACAGATCCAAGTATGTTGACTTTACAGCAACTTACACTGACTTGGGTGTTGGAACCCTAGCAAGAATCAAGAAACATGACATATGGTTCTTTTTGAAGCCATTGGACGGGGATCTAGCTCTAGTCGCTCTTGGTTCTCTTATCCTAACTGGCATCGTTATTTGGGCTATTGAATTTGTTAATAAACAAGAACAGACACCTCCCAATCAACAGAACCA AATCATCTGGCTCATGCTATTGACCCTCTTTTTTTCTCAAA AAGAGGAGCTGAAGAGAATGCTGTCAAAGTTTGTATTGTTCATTTGGTTACTTGCGGTGCTTATCTTGGTCTCGGGCTACAATGCAACATTGTCTTCACTGTTAACAATAGAGCAATTTCAATTTGCTTCAAAAGGGGGAATTGTGGGATTTCATGGCGGATCTTTCATGAGAGGAGTGACAGTCAACAACTTGCACTTTGAAAGTAATAAACATAGACCATTCTACTCGTATGAGGGTTATGCTCGTGCTCTATCGAAAGATGGTGATGCTGATGCCATCGTTGATGAAATTCCTTACATAAAGATGTTTCTAAACAAGTACCCAGGTGACTATGACCTGATCTCCGTTCAACCGATCACTTCTGGTTTTGCTTTC ATCTTCCCAAAAGGTTCACCAATGGTACATGATTTGTCAAGAGAGATTGCCAAAATAAGATTAGACGGAACACTGGGGAATTTGGAAAAGAAGTGGTTTGAGAATCGGTTTCCTATTCCATCCCGAAATTCTACAAAGGAATCGGCCATGACGTTTGATAAATTTGGTGGTGTATTTATTTCTGTTGCTGCTGCTTGGGGTATCGCCATTATCTTAGCTGCACTTTGCTACTTTCTGCCAGCCCGGTATTTGAACGCATTTCAAATATAG
- the LOC122591644 gene encoding glutamate receptor 1.2-like has translation MHNKISLLLLLILLSIPNHQVCSTHCVPSNNDTKIDNEILVGVGVILDLESWIGKSIHICISMAISDFYALNHNYRTKIVLHTRNSKGDPIEALSAVDDLLNNVKVKAIIGPETHLQSKLLALFADKVKVPIFSFAGSSSTQYPYFFQIKEDESSMAKGISSLMKSYKWKNATFVYEDTDDEREILPYLIESLHEKNIHITYKSAISSSATPVEITKELQKLMTFHTNIHIVHMSPSLASSFFLNAKRLGMVKEEYAYILTETTADVLRSEKFEVMESLQGAIGFRSYVPASSRLYKLTARWQKFFYRKYPTMVTKEVPVPAIRAYDTIWALAECVEKVEVPHNGASLLNEVLKMKFKGVSGEFQLSEGKVLFNGYEIMTSIDYSETRIGYYTLSEGIRRVDRKINSVHLYSGVDTEAATWREGSTTGRVLLTTSSKKLKIGVLKIKNFKYFMDLKHDAETNSIIPTGFSIDVFNTCIRALPYEVPYTFISYENATYDDLVRKVYNKEIDAVVGDSTILPNRSEFVDFTATYSDMGVGTLARIKKKDMWFFLKPLDVGLWLTAIASLFITGFVIWAIECMHPGSECSPSQQIGTIFWLILLTIFYAQREKLSSNMSKFVMYVWLLVVLILITGYTATLASLLTVEQFELASNRGIVGFHGNSFMRGVTVSNLHFEDHKHRAYYSYEDYAHALSEDGEADAIVDEIPYIKMFLGIYAGDYALVSSHQITSGFGFIFRKGSPLVQDMSREIAKLRQDGTLESLEKKWFEKRFSILSRNSTMPKVLKLDRFGGLFISNGINLAVALTVSAICLLYTKMKILNIISFVLGRDFMAAIRYLVTRKPIGRS, from the exons ATGCACAACAAAATCAGTCTTCTCCTTTTACTAATACTATTGAGCATTCCAAACCACCAAGTATGTAGTACACACTGCGTTCCATCAAACAACGATACGAAGATAGATAACGAGATTTTAGTAGGAGTGGGAGTCATTCTTGATCTAGAGTCATGGATTGGGAAGTCCATTCATATCTGCATTAGCATGGCCATATCTGATTTTTATGCTCTTAATCACAATTATAGAACAAAGATAGTCCTTCACACAAGGAACTCCAAGGGAGATCCAATAGAGGCTTTATCAGCTG TTGATGATCTTCTGAACAACGTAAAGGTGAAAGCGATCATAGGGCCAGAAACGCATCTTCAATCCAAGTTATTGGCCTTGTTTGCTGATAAAGTGAAAGTGCCTATTTTTTCGTTTGCTGGTTCATCCTCAACCCAATACCCCTACTTTTTCCAAATTAAAGAAGACGAATCCAGTATGGCTAAAGGGATATCTTCTCTTATGAAATCATATAAATGGAAGAATGCTACATTCGTTTATGAGGACACGGATGATGAGCGGGAGATCTTACCTTATCTGATTGAGTCATTACATGAGAAAAACATCCATATCACTTACAAAAGTGCGATCTCTTCCTCTGCCACGCCTGTTGAAATTACCAAAGAGTTGCAAAAACTTATGACTTTTCACACAAATATACACATTGTACATATGTCACCTTCACTGGCATCTAGCTTTTTCTTAAATGCAAAAAGGTTAGGAATGGTAAAGGAAGaatatgcatatattttaacagAAACGACAGCTGATGTCCTACGATCAGAAAAATTTGAAGTTATGGAGTCATTACAAGGGGCAATAGGTTTCAGGTCGTACGTTCCAGCATCAAGCAGACTTTATAAGTTAACAGCAAGATGGCAGAAGTTTTTCTACAGAAAGTACCCAACAATGGTCACGAAAGAGGTGCCTGTGCCTGCCATACGTGCATACGATACAATTTGGGCACTCGCCGAGTGTGTGGAGAAAGTTGAGGTCCCACATAACGGCGCTTCACTTTTGAACgaagttttaaaaatgaaatttaaggGTGTAAGTGGTGAATTCCAACTTAGTGAAGGAAAAGTGCTCTTCAATGGGTATGAGATTATGACTTCCATCGACTATTCTGAGACAAGAATAGGATATTATACACTTTCAGAAGGAATCAGAAGAGTCGATCGCAAAATTAACAGTGTCCATCTGTATTCAGGTGTAGATACAGAGGCTGCAACCTGGAGGGAAGGGTCTACAACAGGTCGGGTATTACTAACAACTTCcagtaaaaagttaaaaattggTGTTCTAAAGATAAAAAACTTCAAGTACTTCATGGATTTAAAACATGATGCTGAAACAAATAGTATAATTCCCACCGGGTTCTCTATTGATGTTTTCAATACTTGCATTCGTGCGTTACCGTATGAAGTACCTTACACGTTTATTTCATACGAGAATGCTACTTATGACGATCTTGTAAGGAAAGTCTATAATAAG GAAATCGACGCAGTTGTGGGTGATTCAACAATATTGCCCAACAGATCTGAGTTTGTTGACTTTACCGCGACTTACTCAGACATGGGTGTAGGAACACTAGCAAGAATTAAGAAAAAAGACATGTGGTTCTTCTTGAAGCCACTGGATGTCGGTTTATGGCTAACTGCTATTGCTTCTCTTTTTATAACTGGTTTTGTTATATGGGCTATTGAATGTATGCATCCAGGATCTGAATGTTCGCCTTCTCAGCAAATTGGAACAATCTTCTGGCTTATCCTATTGACCATATTCTATGCTCAAA GAGAGAAGTTGTCAAGCAATATGTCAAAATTTGTAATGTATGTTTGGTTACTCGTGGTGCTTATCTTGATCACTGGCTACACGGCAACATTGGCTTCACTATTGACCGTCGAGCAATTTGAATTGGCATCAAATAGGGGAATTGTGGGGTTTCATGGAAACTCTTTTATGAGAGGAGTAACAGTCAGCAACTTGCACTTCGAAGATCATAAGCATCGGGCATATTATTCGTATGAGGATTATGCACATGCTTTATCGGAAGATGGTGAGGCGGATGCCATTGTTGATGAAATTCCATACATCAAGATGTTTCTTGGCATATATGCAGGGGACTATGCTTTGGTCTCCTCTCATCAAATCACTTCTGGCTTTGGCTTT ATCTTTCGAAAAGGCTCACCATTGGTACAAGACATGTCAAGAGAAATCGCCAAATTGAGGCAAGATGGAACTCTAGAGAGTTTAGAGAAAAAATGGTTTGAAAAGAGGTTTTCGATTCTATCCCGGAATTCTACAATGCCAAAAGTCTTAAAGCTTGACAGATTTGGTGGTCTGTTTATTAGTAATGGAATCAATTTGGCTGTAGCTCTAACAGTCTCCGCAATTTGCCTACTTTATACAAAAATGAAGATCCTAAATATAATTTCTTTTGTACTTGGGCGCGATTTCATGGCTGCTATAAGGTATCTGGTAACTAGAAAACCCATCGGTCGATCCTGA